aaaaatattttattttacttagttaCAAGCGAAAACTActaagagagaaggggaaagggaggaagggaaggatagtgtgagtgtgggtgcatcagggcctccagccaaactCTCAATGCATgcgtcatcttgtacatctggcttacgggggtaccgctgagccacctgtccagcccccttattttttgcatatgtatgtgtacattcaTATCCGTGTGAGCACTTGTCCAATAagtgctttacctactgagctagcTATTTCTTTAGcctctcaatttctctttttaaatttattttattaattatttgaaagagaggaaagaaaggatatagagacagagaatgggcacaccagggtctctggcctctgcaaatgaactccagatgcatggtgcccccttgtgcatctggctttgcatgggtcctggggaatcaaacctgggtcctttgtctttgtaggcaagtgccttaaccactaagtcatctctccagccctcaatttctttctttcttcttcttatttttttttttttttttttttttgatttttcgaggtagggtctcactgtggctcaggctgacctggaattcactatggagtctcagggtagcctcgaactcatggcagtcctcctacctctgcctcccgagtgctgggattaaaggcgtgcgccaccacgcccggcttatttttttttttaaagctagtgcCATTTTTTAGCAAAAACCACTGTTGATGAGCTATTATAATATGAACTATAAACACTCATCAGTTTTCCCACTGAACTGGGTGACTGTTGCTTGGCAGGCTCTGggcggggggagggcagggacGTCGTGATCGGCCAGTGTGCCGCAGGGAGGACGCGCGCAGCCTGCTGAGCAGCGCAGGCTCATTACGCCCGACGCACGTACTCGGCACTCCTGTCGCCGTGCTTATAGCACTTTGCAGAGTGAAAGCCTGTATGCCTGCCCGATCCTGCAAGCCTAACGCTGCAGGTGGTTTTCAGCATCCTCCCCACtgtgacccccccacacacacccagccaGTCAACAGTCAGCAGTCACTAAAGGTTCTCCCAGCCCACCCGACTCCTAGCCTTAAACCCCATCCTAATCTCGCACTCAGTTCTCCTGGTTTAAGTGCTTATCGTTTCTGTCAGAATTGTTACTAGgtgatttttaaatttgcatGCAGATCCTAGTGTGTTTGTGTTGCTCAGACAAAATATCTGAGGCTGGGTAGTTTATAAAGAAAGAGACTTAGTTGAGTCCCCGTTCTCGTGGCTAAATAGTACGATAGCTTGCTATCTGACAGGTTTTCTTCGCTGCATCATCCTTGCAGAGAAACTGAAGGGGAAGTGCGTGTGGTCAGGAGAGGCCGACACAGGGCCTCACTGTCTAACAGCTCATTTGTAAGAGAACTAACTCCCGTGAGCCAGAATTAACCCACTCATGAAGGGGCCTCCAAGATTACTTTTTCCTTGGCCCTGCCTCTTACAGTTTCCACCACCTCACCCCACCACTCTGGGGACCAAGTTTCTAATATAAGGACCTTGAGGACCAAATCATAGCTATGTGTGTGTTCCCATACATGCACTCATACTGGTTTAGTAGGTAAAAATTAGCACGGCATTCTGGGGAATGGTTTTGGATATAAAGTCAGTATTGttaaatattcaaaaatgaacatcttgggctggagagatgctttagcagtcaaggcacatgcttgcaaaacctacggacccaggttcaattctccaggtcccacataaaccagatgcataaagtggctcatgcatctggagttcatttgcagtggctagaggccctagcatgcccattctcactccctctctctccctgtctctctgtgtctctaataaataagtaaatgaaaacaaatcttttaaaaaaaagaacatcttcCTATTTAGTATGTTAGACCAGAATCTGACTCAGATTCCTTTGAATATTATGTTTTGTTTAGGAACTATTCAAgcactttaaaagaaatttatattttactttatttatttatttttatttttatttttttgtttttcgaggtagggtcttactctggttcaggctgacctggaattcactatgtagactcaggatggcctcaaactctcagtgatcttcctacctctgcctcccaagagctgggattaaaggcatgcatcaccacacttggctagaaattcatattttaaataatcattaaaaCATCAGTTTAAATGATCCCCCCTTAGTTCTCATATGCACTGTGTAATCCTGTCCATTTGTGTACATGATATAGATGCTGTTTAAAAATGGAAGTGAGGTTGGGGCTTGAGGAATGCCTTGGGCAACATCTGAATTAGGGATGACTGTTCTGGCTTTAAATCAGAAGCAGGCTACTCAGACATTGCCCACCAGAGGGCAAAAGTGGGCAATATTCTAAGCACCAGGGCAAGGTACTTTTTATATTTGGCAGTTAAATTCTTCTATAAAATCTAATTTAGAAGATATAGTAACAAGTTATCCTGAAAGGTAAATAAATGCTGTCAGCTAATTGCCTTATTAATGCAGTTGGGACCTCTTTCAGTTATACGCTTTTAAATGAAACATAAGAGCAGTAGGAGAAAATAAGAACCTTAAGACATCAGTGTCTATGATAGTTGTGTGGCATTTTACGTTACCTTACAATTTTAGTCTAAAGTTCAGCTCGATCGGGCCCCTGAAGGCCGCGGCGCATGTGCCTCACACCGGCGCTTACACATAGTCCTTCGGGTTGGGTGACAAGTCAGGCTCTGGCTGCCTAGTGGAGAGATGTGGCTGCTTGCGCGGATAGAGCCAAGGCTGCGGGTTCTTCTGGGAGTAGGAAGTGCAGAAAAGAACGCCAGAGATGAGCAGGAGCATGGCCGAAACGAACCCTACATAGACAGCTCCTCCAGGTTCATGCTTGCTGCCTTCTGGAACTGTCACGTCTAGAAAGTCGTCTATGATCTCCTTGGTGTACCACGCTGTGGGGATCAAGGCCGAGATCCCGGCGCACACGAAGCACACGCCTCCAGCAAAGGCGGCGTGGCGCTTGGTCTCTCTGCCCCCTCCTAAGCGCGTGCATTTCATGCCTACTGTGGAAGTGCAGAGCCCCAGGGCGGACAGGATGCATGCCAGGACCATGGCAGCTCTGGCGGCCTGCACCCGCCTGGGGAGCGACAGGATGGAGTACTTCAGCGTGCAGCTGAACATGCCCGTGCTGTACCAGGTGCAGTCCATCCACAGGCCGTGCAGCTGGGTGATGGCAGTTAGGATGTTGGAGCCCGCATCTGCGTTCACCATCCAGCTGGGCAGCAGGGTGGCGGTGAGCACTGCAGAGACCCCAGACAAGGCCAGGATGAAGGCGAGGAGCTGGAGGGCCACTGAGGCcatggtgttcctcctgcctTTGTTCCCCTGCCGGTATGGGCGGCCTGTGGTCAGAGCTACAGCTGGTTCTGTGCAGTGGAGAGCTACATGGCAGAACTAGGGAAAGAAGCAAAGTGAGGACTGAGAGCAAGAAAGGATAAGTAAACACAAGGCCCCAGCACAGGCGCCAGAGCGCGTCTAAATAGCGCGTGCGTACAGGACGAGGCCGCCCGCCCTCGGCGAGTCAGGACACCACCCCGCATTGACCTCCGCAGGGCCCGCGCACGCGCGATGCTTGAGTCATGTTCACTTTGTTCTTCTGAAAACCCTAAATGTGCTGAAAATGCTTGCAGTAGACATGTACTTTATTCAGAAACAGACGTTCAGATTGCAGCTGTAGGATCTGATAAAGAAATTTATTAGTATTGTAGATTCTTTTAAATAACTGTGAATGAAAATTGGCCTCTAAGCTATAAGGGAATAGCTTAAACCTACCTCTTCCAAATAATTTATAAATGTGTTAAGAATTCAAGAACTAGGTAAGAATTCAAGAAATAGtttgagtcaggcgtggtggcacactcctttaatctcagctcttgggaggcacaggtaggtggatcactgtgaattcaaggccaccctgagattacatagtgagttccaggttagcctcctagactagagtgagaacctacctcaaaaactaaaaaagacaaaaagaaatagtttggagagatggcatagcagttaaggcacttccctacgaagcctaaggacccaggtttgattccccagaatacataagccatatgcacaagattgctgcatgcatctggagttggtttgcagtggcttcataccctggtgtgcccattttctctatcggtccccccctctcaagtaaatttaaaaaaaaaaatttaaataaggaaatagttTGAATTAAATCATTGTTCAGCACCCACCATATTCCAGTATGTGACTCAGTGGATTGTgtaaggagaaaggaaaatgaaaaagagcATGGGTCCACTGGTATGCTTATCCCCGACTTCTAGGTCATAACCACCTGTGCAGACTTTACCCAGATTAGCACAGCTGGCTTTTGGTGCCTGGTACTAGAAACGTGGACGACTAAGCCATGAAGTTTTGCTTATGAAAATGTGAGTTCCCTTTTACTTGGGACTGGAGCCTGTCCTTGACCCAGAAGAGTCCTTCAACTGCACAGCTGTCTCTCTGGATGATTCAGAAGCAGTGACAGCAAAAGTCCATGCCAGAAATTGCCATATGATTTGCGGAGG
This is a stretch of genomic DNA from Jaculus jaculus isolate mJacJac1 chromosome 9, mJacJac1.mat.Y.cur, whole genome shotgun sequence. It encodes these proteins:
- the Cldn20 gene encoding claudin-20, with amino-acid sequence MASVALQLLAFILALSGVSAVLTATLLPSWMVNADAGSNILTAITQLHGLWMDCTWYSTGMFSCTLKYSILSLPRRVQAARAAMVLACILSALGLCTSTVGMKCTRLGGGRETKRHAAFAGGVCFVCAGISALIPTAWYTKEIIDDFLDVTVPEGSKHEPGGAVYVGFVSAMLLLISGVLFCTSYSQKNPQPWLYPRKQPHLSTRQPEPDLSPNPKDYV